One part of the Sphingobium yanoikuyae genome encodes these proteins:
- a CDS encoding DUF485 domain-containing protein, protein MTQQEGHAPADPQAAMIAAVAADPRYGELVARRARLGWWLSAIIFIAFVGYLALIAFDKALLGMPIGDGVTSIGIPIGLGLILLAIALTGLYVAYANRHHDAQMAAILKDHGA, encoded by the coding sequence ATGACGCAGCAGGAAGGGCATGCCCCGGCCGATCCACAGGCCGCGATGATCGCGGCGGTGGCGGCCGATCCCCGTTATGGTGAACTGGTGGCGCGGCGGGCGCGGCTGGGCTGGTGGCTGTCGGCGATCATCTTCATCGCCTTTGTCGGCTATCTGGCGCTGATCGCCTTCGACAAGGCGCTGCTGGGCATGCCGATCGGCGATGGCGTCACCTCGATCGGCATTCCGATCGGCCTGGGCCTCATCCTGCTCGCGATCGCCCTGACCGGCCTCTATGTCGCTTATGCCAACCGCCATCATGACGCACAGATGGCCGCGATCCTGAAGGATCATGGCGCATGA
- a CDS encoding cation acetate symporter, with the protein MRARLAGALAPVLALMPAPAFAAALEGEAQRQPINWVAIAMFVAFVGLTLWITKAAAARTRTASDFYTAGGGISGFQNGLAMAGDYMSAASFLGISAQIFTDGYDGLIYSTGFLVGWPILLFLMAERLRNLGRFTFADVASYRFAQPPVRSFAAISTLLVVSFYLIAQMVGAGQLIKLLFGLPYAVAVVIVGALMMLYVLFGGMRATTWVQIIKAVLLLGGASFMALMVLAQFGFSLEALFARAVEVKSAAAQAAGAPPAEAAARGRAIMAPGGFIKDPVSAISFGLALMLGTAGLPHILMRFFTVPDAKEARKSVLWATGWIGYFYILTFIIGFGAIILVGTDAGYKMADGTLRGGGNMAAIHLAHAVGGNAFLGFISAVAFATILAVVAGLTLSAASAVSHDLYATVLKQGRANSADELRVSRITTLALGALAVLLGLVFEKQNVAFMVSLAFALAASGNFPVLILSLLWSGCTTRGAAWGGTIGLLTAFVLTLLSPAVWTTTFGLGPAPFPYSSAAIFSVPAGFIGIWLISRLDRSPRAAVDKAGYPAQRVRAETGIGAFAASDH; encoded by the coding sequence ATGAGGGCGCGGCTTGCCGGCGCGCTCGCCCCCGTTCTTGCCCTGATGCCCGCTCCCGCCTTTGCCGCCGCGCTGGAGGGGGAGGCGCAGCGTCAGCCGATCAACTGGGTGGCGATCGCGATGTTCGTCGCCTTTGTCGGCCTGACCCTGTGGATAACCAAGGCGGCGGCCGCGCGCACCCGCACCGCGTCGGACTTCTATACCGCCGGCGGCGGCATCAGCGGTTTCCAGAATGGCCTTGCCATGGCGGGCGACTATATGTCCGCCGCCTCCTTCCTCGGCATATCGGCGCAGATCTTCACCGACGGCTATGACGGCCTCATCTATTCCACCGGCTTCCTCGTCGGCTGGCCGATCCTGCTGTTCCTGATGGCGGAGCGGCTGCGCAACCTTGGCCGCTTCACCTTTGCCGACGTCGCCTCCTACCGCTTCGCCCAGCCGCCGGTGCGCAGCTTCGCGGCCATCTCCACCCTGCTGGTGGTCAGCTTTTACCTGATCGCCCAGATGGTGGGCGCGGGGCAGCTCATCAAATTATTGTTCGGCCTGCCCTATGCGGTGGCGGTGGTGATCGTCGGCGCGCTGATGATGCTCTATGTGCTGTTCGGCGGCATGCGCGCGACCACCTGGGTGCAGATCATCAAGGCGGTGCTGTTGCTCGGCGGCGCCAGCTTCATGGCGCTGATGGTGCTGGCCCAGTTCGGCTTCTCACTCGAAGCCCTGTTCGCCCGCGCGGTCGAGGTGAAGAGCGCGGCGGCACAGGCCGCCGGTGCACCCCCCGCCGAAGCCGCGGCAAGGGGGCGGGCGATCATGGCGCCGGGCGGCTTCATCAAGGATCCGGTCTCGGCTATCTCCTTCGGCCTCGCGCTGATGCTGGGCACGGCCGGCCTGCCGCATATCTTGATGCGCTTCTTCACCGTCCCGGACGCCAAGGAAGCGCGCAAGTCGGTGTTGTGGGCGACGGGCTGGATCGGCTATTTCTATATCCTCACCTTCATCATCGGCTTCGGCGCGATCATCCTCGTCGGCACGGATGCCGGCTACAAGATGGCCGACGGCACGCTGCGCGGCGGCGGCAATATGGCGGCGATCCATCTCGCCCATGCGGTCGGCGGCAATGCGTTCCTCGGCTTCATCTCGGCGGTGGCCTTCGCGACCATCCTGGCGGTCGTGGCGGGGCTGACCTTGTCGGCCGCCTCGGCGGTCAGTCATGACCTTTATGCCACGGTGCTGAAACAGGGCCGCGCCAACTCGGCCGACGAACTGCGCGTTTCGCGGATCACCACGCTGGCGCTGGGCGCGCTGGCGGTGCTGCTGGGGCTGGTGTTCGAGAAGCAGAATGTCGCCTTCATGGTCAGCCTCGCCTTCGCGCTCGCCGCGTCGGGCAATTTCCCGGTGCTGATTCTGTCGCTGCTGTGGAGCGGCTGCACCACGCGCGGTGCGGCCTGGGGCGGCACGATCGGGCTGTTGACGGCCTTCGTCCTGACGCTGCTGTCGCCGGCGGTGTGGACCACCACCTTCGGCCTCGGCCCGGCACCTTTCCCCTACAGCTCGGCGGCGATCTTCTCGGTCCCGGCCGGCTTCATCGGCATCTGGCTGATCTCCCGGCTCGACCGCTCGCCCCGCGCGGCGGTGGACAAGGCCGGCTATCCGGCCCAACGGGTGCGGGCGGAAACCGGCATCGGCGCCTTCGCAGCCAGCGACCATTGA
- a CDS encoding DUF899 family protein yields the protein MDQQLTPAADMAAHRQPAFPGESADYAKARQQLLAAEIEFRRHMTRLTAQRQALPPGPLIEKDYRFKDEQGFEVGLIDLFGDKDVLVSYYWMYGPERERPCPMCTNWIGAVDGNAADIKQRVAYKILSRSPVERQFVFAQERGWRNTDFIQTIGDDYARDLDLLQPDGEYPALIVYRRDGDQVRLFWMSEMGREMADPGQDPRDAPDIAALWSILDLTPQGRPADWYPKLRY from the coding sequence ATGGACCAACAACTGACACCGGCCGCCGATATGGCGGCGCATCGCCAGCCGGCATTTCCCGGCGAAAGCGCGGACTATGCCAAGGCGCGGCAGCAACTGCTGGCGGCGGAGATCGAATTTCGCCGCCACATGACGCGCCTGACCGCCCAGCGCCAGGCGCTGCCGCCCGGCCCGTTGATCGAAAAGGATTATCGCTTCAAGGACGAGCAGGGCTTCGAGGTCGGCCTGATCGACCTGTTCGGCGACAAGGATGTGCTGGTCAGTTACTATTGGATGTACGGGCCGGAACGCGAGCGGCCCTGCCCGATGTGTACCAACTGGATCGGCGCGGTCGACGGCAATGCCGCCGACATCAAGCAGCGCGTCGCCTACAAGATATTGAGCCGCAGCCCGGTCGAACGGCAATTCGTCTTCGCGCAGGAGCGGGGCTGGCGCAACACCGACTTCATCCAGACGATCGGCGACGATTATGCCCGCGATCTCGACCTGCTCCAGCCCGATGGCGAATATCCTGCGCTGATCGTCTATCGCCGCGACGGCGATCAGGTGCGGCTCTTCTGGATGAGCGAGATGGGACGGGAGATGGCCGATCCGGGCCAGGATCCCCGCGACGCGCCCGACATCGCCGCGCTCTGGTCGATCCTCGACCTGACGCCGCAGGGCCGGCCGGCCGACTGGTATCCGAAGCTGCGCTATTGA
- a CDS encoding S10 family peptidase has product MRLTATLGFASLLALSLSHPALAQKDGAPDAAKQHAEQTADEIAKNWASAPVEEVTKTSKGTASVDGKSIAYTATAGTLTIRDAQGKPTASVFYTAYTAPGKHRPLTFFYNGGPGSASLWLRMGSFAPDHVRTGNPEAVAPAPFDVGPNPDSLIGSTDMVFLDAVGSGYSRPLGDAKGADFYGVDQDVDAFAKAILRYTTKNGRWGDPKYIFGESYGTTRSGALAYQLEDRGMALNGVILLSSIMNYGIRQSGFDTIHIGYLPSYAATAWYHNRVPGGRPASLEAFVEEARQFANGPYAAALLKGQDISAQEEDAVAQQMSRFTGLSVDYLKRANLRVSLSRFRKELLRDGRETLGRFDSRYKGIDEDAAGEDPEYDPSDTAISGLYVGSFLDQLTNKLGYQTDLSYRLSAREGGAFNWDWSHEPPSGRKQNVADVTADLSTAMRINPHLRVLSLNGYYDMATPFFSTERDLKHMMLEPALRPNLQFKYYPAGHMVYLNPEALHQMRLDMERYYAEGAR; this is encoded by the coding sequence ATGCGGCTGACCGCCACCCTTGGCTTTGCTTCCCTCCTCGCCCTTTCCCTGTCCCACCCTGCCCTCGCCCAGAAGGATGGCGCGCCCGACGCCGCCAAGCAGCATGCCGAGCAGACGGCGGACGAGATCGCCAAGAACTGGGCCAGTGCCCCGGTCGAGGAAGTGACCAAGACCAGCAAGGGCACGGCCAGCGTCGACGGCAAGTCGATCGCCTACACCGCGACCGCCGGCACGCTGACCATCCGCGACGCCCAGGGCAAGCCGACCGCCAGCGTCTTCTACACCGCCTATACCGCGCCCGGTAAGCATCGCCCGCTGACCTTCTTCTACAATGGCGGTCCCGGTTCGGCGTCGCTGTGGCTGCGCATGGGCAGCTTTGCGCCCGACCATGTCCGCACCGGCAATCCCGAAGCGGTCGCGCCCGCCCCCTTCGATGTCGGCCCCAATCCCGACAGCCTGATCGGCAGCACCGACATGGTGTTCCTGGATGCGGTGGGATCGGGCTATTCGCGGCCGCTGGGCGATGCCAAGGGCGCCGATTTCTATGGCGTTGACCAGGATGTCGATGCCTTTGCCAAGGCGATCCTGCGCTACACCACCAAGAATGGCCGCTGGGGCGACCCCAAATATATTTTCGGCGAAAGCTATGGCACCACCCGATCGGGCGCGCTGGCCTATCAGCTGGAAGATCGCGGCATGGCGCTGAACGGCGTCATCCTGCTGTCCTCGATCATGAATTACGGCATCCGCCAGTCGGGCTTCGACACCATCCATATCGGCTATCTGCCCAGCTATGCGGCGACCGCCTGGTATCATAACCGGGTACCTGGCGGCCGCCCGGCCAGCCTGGAAGCCTTTGTCGAGGAAGCGCGCCAGTTCGCCAACGGTCCCTATGCCGCCGCGCTGCTGAAGGGCCAGGACATCAGTGCCCAGGAAGAGGACGCCGTCGCCCAGCAGATGAGCCGCTTCACCGGCCTGTCGGTCGATTATTTGAAGCGCGCCAATCTGCGCGTCAGCCTCAGCCGTTTCCGCAAGGAATTGCTGCGCGACGGGCGCGAGACGCTGGGTCGGTTCGACAGCCGCTACAAGGGGATCGACGAGGATGCGGCAGGCGAGGATCCCGAATATGATCCGTCCGATACCGCGATCAGCGGCCTCTATGTCGGCAGCTTCCTGGATCAGCTGACCAACAAGCTGGGCTATCAGACCGACCTCAGCTATCGGCTGAGCGCGCGGGAAGGCGGCGCCTTCAACTGGGACTGGAGCCATGAGCCGCCGTCGGGCCGCAAGCAGAATGTCGCGGACGTCACCGCCGACCTCTCCACCGCGATGCGCATCAACCCGCATCTGCGCGTGCTGTCCTTGAACGGCTATTATGACATGGCGACGCCCTTCTTCTCGACCGAGCGCGACCTGAAGCACATGATGCTGGAGCCGGCGCTGCGGCCGAACCTGCAGTTCAAATATTATCCGGCAGGCCACATGGTCTATCTGAACCCGGAAGCGCTGCACCAGATGCGCCTCGACATGGAGCGCTACTACGCCGAGGGCGCGCGCTGA
- the typA gene encoding translational GTPase TypA: MSLRNIAIIAHVDHGKTTLVDQLFRQSGTFRDNQRVEERAMDSNDLEKERGITILAKPTSVEWNGTRINIVDTPGHADFGGEVERILSMVDGVILLVDSSEGAMPQTKFVTGKALALGLKPIVVVNKVDRPDERIQEVLDEVFDLFVTLDATDEQLDFPVLYASGRNGYASEDSQRREGTLEPLFQKIVDHVPPPSLDQDAPFSFLVTLLDRDNFLGRILTGRVQSGTVKVNQPIHALDAEGNVIETGRASKIMSFQGLDRVPVEEAKAGDIISLAGLTVATVANTISDPQVSTPIKAQPIDPPTLSMRFAVNDSPMAGREGSKVTSRMIRDRLAREAESNVAIKVTESDDKDSFEVAGRGELQLGVLIETMRREGFELGISRPRVLFGEDENGGKTEPYETVVIDVDDEFSGTVVDKMNIRKAEMTDMRPSGGGKTRITFSAPSRGLIGYHGEFLSDTRGTGIMNRLFEKYGPHKGKIEGRKNGVLISNGAGEANAYALGPLEDRGILFVGVGEALYEGMIIGENAKPEDLEVNPMKSKALTNFRASGKDDAVRLTPPKKMTLEQAIAYIDDDEMVEVTPKTIRLRKRYLDPNERKRMSRSKAA; encoded by the coding sequence ATGTCCCTGCGTAATATCGCGATCATCGCGCACGTCGACCATGGCAAGACCACGCTCGTCGACCAGCTTTTCCGCCAGTCCGGCACCTTCCGCGACAACCAGCGCGTCGAAGAGCGCGCCATGGACTCGAACGACCTGGAAAAGGAACGCGGCATCACCATTCTGGCGAAGCCCACCTCGGTCGAATGGAACGGCACCCGCATCAACATCGTCGATACGCCCGGCCACGCCGACTTCGGCGGCGAAGTGGAGCGCATCCTCTCGATGGTCGACGGCGTGATCCTGCTGGTCGACTCGTCGGAAGGCGCGATGCCGCAGACCAAGTTCGTGACCGGCAAGGCGCTGGCGCTCGGCCTCAAGCCCATCGTCGTCGTCAACAAGGTCGACCGTCCCGACGAGCGCATCCAGGAAGTGCTGGACGAAGTGTTCGACCTGTTCGTGACGCTTGACGCCACCGACGAACAGCTCGACTTCCCCGTCCTCTACGCCTCGGGCCGCAACGGCTATGCCAGCGAGGATTCGCAGCGCCGTGAAGGCACGCTGGAGCCGCTGTTCCAGAAGATCGTCGACCATGTCCCGCCGCCGTCGCTGGATCAGGACGCGCCGTTCAGCTTCCTCGTCACGCTGCTCGACCGCGACAATTTCCTGGGTCGTATCCTCACCGGCCGCGTCCAGTCGGGCACGGTCAAGGTGAACCAGCCGATCCACGCGCTGGATGCCGAAGGAAACGTGATCGAAACCGGTCGCGCCTCGAAGATCATGTCGTTCCAGGGCCTGGACCGCGTGCCGGTCGAGGAAGCCAAGGCAGGCGACATCATCTCGCTCGCCGGCCTCACCGTCGCGACCGTGGCCAACACCATTTCCGACCCGCAGGTCAGCACCCCGATCAAGGCCCAGCCGATCGATCCGCCGACCCTGTCGATGCGCTTTGCCGTGAACGACTCGCCGATGGCCGGCCGTGAAGGCAGCAAGGTGACGAGCCGCATGATCCGCGATCGTCTGGCCCGCGAAGCCGAATCCAACGTTGCCATCAAGGTGACGGAATCGGACGACAAGGACAGCTTCGAAGTCGCCGGTCGTGGCGAACTCCAGCTGGGCGTGCTCATCGAAACCATGCGCCGCGAAGGCTTCGAACTGGGCATCTCGCGTCCGCGCGTGCTGTTCGGCGAAGACGAAAATGGCGGCAAGACCGAGCCGTACGAAACCGTCGTCATCGACGTGGACGATGAGTTCTCGGGCACGGTCGTCGACAAGATGAACATCCGCAAGGCCGAGATGACCGACATGCGTCCCTCGGGCGGCGGCAAGACCCGCATCACCTTCTCCGCGCCCTCGCGCGGCCTGATCGGCTATCATGGCGAATTCCTGTCCGACACGCGCGGCACCGGCATCATGAACCGCCTGTTCGAGAAGTACGGCCCCCACAAGGGCAAGATCGAAGGCCGCAAGAATGGCGTCCTGATCTCGAACGGTGCCGGCGAAGCCAATGCCTATGCGCTGGGTCCGCTGGAAGATCGCGGCATCCTGTTCGTCGGCGTGGGTGAAGCCCTCTATGAAGGCATGATCATCGGCGAAAACGCCAAGCCGGAAGACCTCGAAGTCAACCCGATGAAGTCGAAGGCGCTGACCAACTTCCGCGCCAGCGGCAAGGACGACGCTGTCCGCCTGACCCCGCCGAAGAAGATGACGCTGGAACAGGCGATCGCCTATATCGACGACGATGAAATGGTCGAAGTCACGCCCAAGACCATCCGTCTGCGCAAGCGCTACCTCGATCCGAACGAGCGCAAGCGCATGAGCCGTTCGAAGGCCGCCTGA
- a CDS encoding sensor histidine kinase, with the protein MLPGAGERGRYNPSILTRIVFLVAATLLLALGAMMLVAFRGPPPHARPMMLVEATGLLRGGTQPPGSWQISRYQSDRAPTADAGQESNRAGAERIAGLLGVPANAVALIQERPPIGMPRPGPEIGPRPDMGMEFDPGRMMLRGSFALAVREDGRNWSVLLGRQGPNWRWYAITLSLMAGIFILLLLPAYWVARRITQPIRLLAEGAARERPERAEPLPIGGPPEVRAMGIAYNHMRARIADYVSERTAMLVAIAHDLRTPMTRLSFRLEQLPDGPRAKAQADVQEMRAMVTDLLDFMREGTEGRQRARIDLSAIVETLADDLADMGHDVVVTASQRAVIEGDALALRRCIGNMVENAVRYGGSARVCLRVEGSRAIVDVEDSGPGVPPEILDRLCEPFYRGEASRNRETGGVGLGLSIARTIAEGHEGSIGFANRAEGGLRATVILPLDR; encoded by the coding sequence ATGCTGCCGGGCGCGGGCGAGCGGGGGCGCTACAATCCCTCGATCCTGACCCGGATCGTCTTTCTGGTCGCCGCCACCCTGTTGCTGGCGCTGGGCGCGATGATGCTGGTCGCCTTTCGCGGCCCCCCGCCCCATGCCCGGCCAATGATGCTGGTGGAGGCGACCGGCCTGCTGCGCGGCGGCACCCAGCCACCCGGCAGCTGGCAGATCAGCCGCTATCAATCGGATCGTGCGCCTACGGCCGACGCGGGGCAGGAAAGCAACCGTGCGGGAGCCGAGCGCATTGCCGGCCTGCTGGGCGTGCCGGCCAATGCGGTGGCGCTGATCCAGGAACGGCCGCCGATCGGCATGCCGCGTCCCGGACCGGAGATCGGGCCCCGACCCGACATGGGGATGGAGTTCGACCCCGGCCGGATGATGCTGCGCGGCAGCTTTGCCCTGGCCGTGCGCGAGGATGGCAGGAACTGGTCGGTGCTGCTGGGGCGGCAAGGGCCGAACTGGCGCTGGTATGCGATCACCCTGTCGCTGATGGCGGGCATCTTCATCCTGCTGCTGCTGCCGGCCTATTGGGTGGCCCGGCGCATCACCCAGCCGATCCGCCTGCTGGCCGAAGGCGCCGCGCGCGAGCGGCCGGAGCGCGCCGAGCCGCTGCCGATCGGCGGCCCGCCCGAAGTGCGCGCCATGGGCATCGCCTATAATCATATGCGCGCGCGGATCGCCGATTATGTGTCGGAACGCACCGCCATGCTGGTGGCCATCGCCCATGACCTGCGCACGCCGATGACGCGCCTGTCCTTCCGCCTGGAACAATTGCCCGACGGCCCGCGCGCCAAGGCGCAGGCGGACGTGCAGGAAATGCGGGCGATGGTCACCGACCTGCTCGACTTCATGCGCGAAGGGACCGAAGGGCGCCAGCGCGCGCGCATCGACCTGTCGGCGATCGTCGAGACGCTGGCCGACGACCTGGCCGACATGGGCCATGATGTCGTCGTCACCGCCAGCCAGCGCGCCGTGATAGAGGGCGACGCGCTCGCGCTGCGCCGCTGCATCGGCAACATGGTCGAGAATGCGGTGCGCTATGGCGGATCGGCGCGGGTCTGCCTGCGCGTCGAGGGTAGCCGGGCGATCGTCGATGTAGAGGATTCCGGCCCCGGCGTTCCGCCCGAGATTCTCGACCGGCTCTGCGAGCCCTTCTATCGCGGCGAAGCCTCGCGCAATCGCGAAACTGGTGGCGTGGGCCTCGGTCTGTCGATCGCCCGCACCATCGCCGAAGGGCATGAGGGCAGCATCGGCTTTGCCAACCGGGCCGAGGGCGGATTGCGCGCGACGGTGATCCTGCCGCTCGATCGCTAA
- a CDS encoding response regulator gives MTLQGSPSIDMLTANMDGSRILVVDDDADIRILLSDFLEQHGFAVTAVADGVAMDQALAAQTFDIAVLDVMMPGEDGLSILRRLAASGDLPIIMLSAIGGDIDRIVGLEMGAEDYLPKPCNPRELLARVRTVLRRNRRQTSEPQVPAGQRLRFAGWQVDMGVRLLTDPDNVVVTLTDGEFRLLRAFIEHPRRVLSRDQLLDYSAGSDAESYDRAIDVQVSRLRRKLERGEMGDELVRTIRNEGYMFTAEVRPA, from the coding sequence ATGACTTTGCAGGGATCGCCTTCAATCGATATGCTGACCGCCAATATGGACGGATCGCGCATATTGGTGGTCGACGATGATGCGGACATCCGCATCCTGTTGTCGGATTTTCTGGAGCAGCATGGCTTTGCCGTGACCGCGGTCGCGGACGGCGTGGCGATGGATCAGGCGCTGGCGGCGCAGACATTCGACATCGCCGTGCTGGACGTGATGATGCCGGGCGAGGACGGGCTGTCGATCCTGCGGCGGCTGGCCGCGAGCGGCGACCTGCCGATCATCATGCTGTCGGCGATCGGCGGCGATATCGACCGGATCGTCGGGCTGGAAATGGGGGCGGAGGATTATCTGCCCAAGCCGTGCAATCCGCGCGAACTGCTCGCCCGCGTCCGCACCGTGCTGCGCCGCAATCGCCGCCAGACATCGGAACCGCAGGTGCCCGCCGGGCAGCGGCTGCGCTTTGCCGGCTGGCAGGTCGACATGGGCGTGCGCCTGCTGACCGACCCTGACAATGTCGTCGTCACCTTAACCGATGGCGAGTTCCGCCTGCTGCGCGCCTTCATCGAGCATCCGCGCCGGGTGCTGAGCCGCGACCAGTTGCTCGACTATTCGGCCGGCAGCGACGCGGAAAGCTATGACCGGGCGATCGACGTGCAGGTCAGCCGCCTGCGCCGCAAGCTGGAACGTGGCGAGATGGGCGACGAACTGGTCCGCACGATCCGCAACGAAGGCTATATGTTCACCGCCGAGGTCCGCCCGGCGTGA
- a CDS encoding dioxygenase family protein, whose product MMQDGAHDDHGHGLADDLAQMRKLAGEAMGRRRTLRLLFSAGSAALITACGGGGSDSDTDTSTATPTPTPTPTPTPTPTPTSSSCIADPEETNGPYPADGSNSSNGSVVNVLDDTGIVRTDIRSSFGSSSGTAEGIYMQLTITVVNVNGSCAPLEGYAVYIWHCTRDGLYSLYTVPGENYLRGVGVTDANGQVTFTSIFPGCYDGRYPHIHFEVYPSLAKATSYANRVLTSQFAMPTDACNTVYATSGYSSSKTNFAKITTSSDNVFGDNTSAQVAAMTPTMTGDTTNGFTGTVTVGIAI is encoded by the coding sequence ATGATGCAGGATGGCGCGCATGACGACCATGGCCATGGCCTGGCCGATGACCTGGCGCAGATGCGCAAGCTGGCCGGCGAGGCGATGGGCCGGCGCCGCACGTTGCGCCTGCTCTTTTCGGCCGGCAGCGCCGCGCTGATCACCGCCTGTGGTGGTGGCGGCAGTGACAGCGACACTGACACATCGACCGCCACGCCGACACCCACCCCTACCCCGACGCCAACACCCACGCCGACCCCGACGTCGAGCAGTTGCATCGCCGATCCGGAGGAAACCAACGGCCCCTATCCGGCGGACGGATCGAACAGCAGCAATGGCAGCGTCGTCAATGTGCTGGACGATACCGGCATCGTGCGCACCGACATACGGTCGAGCTTCGGATCGTCGAGCGGCACCGCCGAGGGCATCTATATGCAGCTGACCATCACGGTGGTGAACGTCAATGGCAGCTGCGCGCCGCTGGAGGGCTATGCCGTCTATATCTGGCATTGCACCCGCGACGGCCTCTATTCGCTCTACACCGTGCCGGGCGAAAATTACCTGCGCGGCGTCGGCGTCACCGATGCCAATGGCCAGGTGACCTTCACCAGCATCTTCCCCGGCTGCTATGACGGCCGCTACCCGCATATCCATTTCGAGGTCTATCCCAGCCTGGCCAAGGCGACCAGCTATGCCAATCGCGTGCTGACGTCGCAGTTCGCGATGCCGACGGATGCCTGCAACACGGTCTATGCGACCAGCGGCTATTCCAGCAGCAAGACCAACTTCGCCAAGATCACCACTAGCAGCGACAATGTGTTCGGCGACAACACGTCGGCCCAGGTCGCGGCGATGACGCCCACCATGACCGGCGATACGACCAATGGCTTCACCGGCACGGTGACGGTCGGCATCGCCATCTGA
- a CDS encoding MFS transporter — MLMETDTPGAATEWRRHYMLPIAAALGYATSVIHIYGLGPYIQPISDQFGWTRTQVTVGLTLSTLVQAVFSVPIGLMVDRLGPRLFGLVGVLLTCGAFALLGTATGSPGQWYLLWALLALATLPVQATIWTSAVATRFEASRGLAFAITLCGASIAVAIFPLMGSWLIGQYGWQRAAPIQAAIWAACSFPLIFLFFRGARDRRRGEAETANAAAPAIGARLAEGVRSSIYHRLLLASLLFTFTIIALVVHFVPILTDRGADPMRAAGIASVVGLCSIIGRLATGLLLDRFRGSLVGAGVFLLPAAASLLLLGAGNNVALLIAAAALIGLTLGAEVDVIVYLTTQHFGLKTFGGLYGGLLMALSVGTATGPLGASAIFDRFGNYAPFLWITLVLMVGSSLALASLPRPAFARPRGH, encoded by the coding sequence ATGCTGATGGAAACCGACACGCCCGGTGCCGCTACGGAATGGCGGCGCCATTATATGCTGCCGATCGCGGCCGCGCTCGGCTATGCCACCAGCGTCATCCATATCTATGGGCTTGGCCCCTATATCCAGCCGATCAGCGACCAGTTTGGCTGGACGCGGACGCAGGTGACGGTGGGCCTGACCCTGTCCACCTTGGTCCAGGCGGTCTTTTCCGTGCCGATCGGCCTGATGGTCGACCGGCTGGGGCCACGCCTGTTCGGGCTGGTCGGCGTGCTGCTGACCTGCGGCGCCTTTGCCCTGCTGGGCACGGCGACCGGCAGCCCCGGCCAATGGTATCTGCTCTGGGCACTGCTGGCGCTCGCGACCCTGCCGGTGCAGGCGACGATCTGGACCAGCGCCGTCGCCACCCGGTTCGAGGCGTCACGCGGCCTGGCCTTTGCCATCACCCTGTGCGGCGCATCGATCGCGGTCGCCATCTTTCCGCTGATGGGCAGCTGGCTGATCGGCCAATATGGCTGGCAACGCGCCGCGCCGATCCAGGCGGCGATCTGGGCGGCGTGCAGCTTCCCGCTGATCTTCCTCTTCTTCCGCGGCGCGCGAGATCGGCGGCGCGGCGAGGCCGAGACGGCCAATGCCGCAGCGCCCGCGATCGGTGCCAGGCTGGCCGAAGGGGTGCGATCCTCCATCTATCATCGCCTGCTGCTCGCCAGCCTGCTCTTCACCTTCACCATCATCGCGCTGGTCGTGCATTTCGTGCCGATCCTGACCGATCGCGGCGCGGACCCGATGCGGGCGGCCGGCATAGCCTCGGTCGTGGGCCTTTGCTCGATCATCGGCCGGCTGGCGACCGGGCTGCTGCTCGACCGGTTCCGCGGATCGCTGGTCGGCGCCGGCGTTTTCCTGCTGCCGGCGGCTGCCAGCCTGTTGTTGCTGGGCGCGGGGAATAATGTCGCGCTGCTGATCGCGGCGGCAGCGCTGATCGGCCTGACACTGGGTGCGGAGGTCGATGTGATCGTCTATCTCACCACCCAGCATTTCGGCCTCAAGACCTTTGGCGGCCTTTATGGCGGACTGCTGATGGCACTATCGGTCGGCACCGCCACCGGGCCATTGGGCGCGTCGGCGATTTTCGACCGCTTCGGCAATTATGCGCCCTTCCTGTGGATAACGCTTGTCCTGATGGTCGGCAGCAGCCTGGCGCTTGCCAGCCTGCCGCGCCCGGCCTTTGCCCGGCCGCGCGGCCATTGA